The Flavobacterium sp. HJ-32-4 genome contains a region encoding:
- a CDS encoding ABC transporter permease: protein MRVLSLIIRREFNAKVRNKAFIVMTFLSPLIFVGIALLIGFLSTMKADTKFIAVHDASGLFVGDFKNSDEFHFHNVSTLPLQTVKDSILSERLDGVLVIPNEKDPKKLAENIQFISNDDPGIEFIGGLENTISKRLTKANYARTGLDSISIRQAQADVSIHMKKADGTDSMKGLNWFKAATGGLFGYLIMMFIIIYGNFVMRSVIEEKTNRIIEIIISSVRPFHLMMGKIIGTSLAGVLQFAIWAVVGFTLLFVATQFFGLDVATTQSTAAHTATQEPGFWPSAIRELSSLPLFGMAVCFLVYFVGGYFLYSSFYAAIGAAVDSETDSQQFLFPIVMPLVLGVYIGFFTVINDPHGTVATVFSFIPLTSPIVMLMRLPFGVPWWQVVVSIVILYGTFYGVVWFAAKIYRVGILMYGKKPTWKELIRWMRY, encoded by the coding sequence ATGCGCGTCCTTTCTCTTATCATCCGTCGCGAATTCAATGCCAAAGTACGCAACAAGGCATTTATCGTCATGACCTTCCTGAGTCCGCTGATCTTCGTCGGCATCGCCCTCCTCATTGGCTTCCTCAGCACGATGAAAGCCGATACGAAGTTTATCGCGGTGCACGACGCTTCGGGACTTTTCGTGGGCGATTTCAAAAATTCCGACGAGTTCCATTTCCACAATGTTTCCACTCTTCCGTTGCAAACCGTCAAAGACAGCATCCTCAGCGAACGGCTGGACGGCGTGTTGGTCATCCCGAACGAAAAAGACCCGAAAAAACTCGCAGAGAACATCCAGTTCATTTCCAATGATGACCCGGGCATCGAGTTCATCGGCGGATTGGAAAACACCATTTCAAAACGGTTGACCAAGGCGAATTACGCGCGAACCGGACTCGATTCCATCTCCATCCGGCAGGCGCAGGCCGACGTTTCCATCCACATGAAAAAAGCGGACGGCACCGACTCGATGAAAGGGCTTAATTGGTTCAAGGCGGCCACCGGCGGGCTTTTCGGCTACCTGATCATGATGTTCATCATCATCTACGGCAACTTCGTCATGCGCAGTGTCATCGAAGAAAAAACGAACCGTATCATCGAAATCATCATTTCTTCGGTTCGGCCGTTTCACCTGATGATGGGCAAGATCATCGGCACGTCATTGGCGGGCGTGTTGCAGTTCGCCATCTGGGCTGTGGTCGGTTTCACCTTGTTGTTCGTGGCCACACAGTTCTTCGGTCTTGATGTAGCCACCACGCAAAGTACGGCCGCACACACTGCCACGCAGGAACCCGGTTTCTGGCCGTCGGCAATACGCGAACTCAGCAGCCTTCCGCTATTCGGCATGGCCGTTTGTTTCCTGGTGTATTTCGTCGGTGGTTACTTTTTGTATAGCTCCTTTTACGCGGCCATTGGCGCCGCGGTCGATAGCGAGACCGACTCCCAGCAGTTCCTGTTTCCCATTGTGATGCCGCTGGTACTGGGTGTGTATATTGGCTTTTTTACCGTCATCAATGACCCGCATGGCACCGTCGCCACCGTATTTTCGTTCATTCCACTCACTTCACCGATCGTGATGCTGATGCGGTTACCGTTTGGCGTGCCGTGGTGGCAGGTAGTCGTGTCGATTGTGATTTTATATGGCACGTTCTACGGTGTTGTATGGTTCGCCGCCAAAATCTACCGAGTGGGCATCCTGATGTATGGCAAAAAACCGACGTGGAAAGAACTGATCCGCTGGATGCGCTACTAA